The following are encoded together in the Humulus lupulus chromosome 5, drHumLupu1.1, whole genome shotgun sequence genome:
- the LOC133778319 gene encoding extradiol ring-cleavage dioxygenase-like produces the protein MMKETFFISHGSPTLSIDDSLPARQFLQSWKESVFPTTPTSILVISAHWETSVPTLNFLHHRPNDTIYDFYGFPQSMYQLKYPAPGAPQLAKRVKELLLASGPTKRVDEDTKRGLDHGAWVPLMLMYPDAQIPVCQLSVQPHKDAAYHYNMGKALAPLKDEGVLIIGSGSATHNLRALRPQVDTVVPWALEFDTWLKDALLQGRYEDVIKYEEKAPHAKTAHPRPEHFYPLHVAMGAAGDDAKAKLIHHSWSLGSLSYASYQFTTPTPTPTPTPAP, from the exons ATGATGAAAGAAACGTTCTTCATCTCCCACGGATCACCAACTCTGTCCATCGACGACAGCCTTCCGGCGAGGCAGTTTCTGCAGTCATGGAAGGAGAGCGTCTTCCCCACCAcacccacttccattctggtcaTATCAGCCCACTGGGAGACCTCTGTTCCCACCCTCAACTTTCTCCACCACCGCCCCAACGACACCATCTATGACTTCTATGGCTTTCCTCAGTCCATGTACCAG CTCAAGTATCCAGCTCCAGGGGCACCACAACTAGCCAAGAGAGTAAAAGAGCTTCTTTTGGCATCAGGGCCAACAAAACGAGTCGACGAAGACACCAAACGAGGGCTGGACCACGGGGCATGGGTTCCCCTAATGCTAATGTACCCGGACGCCCAAATCCCAGTGTGCCAGCTCTCAGTGCAGCCACACAAGGACGCCGCGTATCACTACAACATGGGCAAGGCATTGGCTCCTCTCAAGGACGAAGGTGTTCTCATCATTGGCTCAGGAAGTGCCACTCACAACTTGAGAGCCCTTAGGCCCCAGGTGGATACTGTGGTTCCTTGGGCGTTGGAGTTCGATACATGGCTCAAAGATGCGTTGCTTCAAGGAAGGTATGAGGATGTGATAAAGTATGAGGAGAAGGCTCCCCATGCCAAAACGGCCCACCCTCGGCCTGAGCATTTCTACCCTTTGCATGTGGCCATGGGCGCAGCTGGTGATGATGCCAAGGCCAAGCTCATACACCATAGCTGGAGCCTTGGTTCCCTTTCTTATGCCTCCTACCAGTTCACTACTCCAACTCCAACTCCAACTCCAACTCCAGCTCCCTAG